From Procambarus clarkii isolate CNS0578487 unplaced genomic scaffold, FALCON_Pclarkii_2.0 HiC_scaffold_138, whole genome shotgun sequence, a single genomic window includes:
- the LOC138360988 gene encoding zinc finger protein 853-like, with protein MESKLKMAELEAEKQRLEMQNHQKQLELETHQQMPEAQNQQRQLEIEAQNQQRQLEIEAQNQQRQLEIEAQNQQRQLEIEAQNQQRQLEIEAQNQQRQLEIEAQNQQRQLEIEAQNQQRQLEIEAQNQQRQLEIEAQNQQRQLEIEAQNQQRQLEIEAQNQQRQLEIEAQNQQRQLEIEAQNQQRQLEIEAQNQQRQLEIEAQNQQRQLEIEAQNQQRQLEIEAQNQQRQLEIEAQNQQRQLEIEAQNQQRQLEIEAQNQQRQLEIEAQNQQRQLEIEAQNQQKQLETEAQINKNKQN; from the coding sequence atGGAATCTAAGCTAAAGATGGCTGAGTTAGAAGCAGAGAAACAGAGGTTGGAGATGCAGAATCACCAAAAACAGCTGGAGTTGGAGACTCACCAGCAGATGCCTGAGGCTCAGAACCAGCAAAGACAACTTGAGATTGAGGCTCAGAACCAGCAAAGACAACTTGAGATTGAGGCTCAGAACCAGCAAAGACAACTTGAGATTGAGGCTCAGAACCAGCAAAGACAACTTGAGATTGAGGCTCAGAACCAGCAAAGACAACTTGAGATTGAGGCTCAGAACCAGCAAAGACAACTTGAGATTGAGGCTCAGAACCAGCAAAGACAACTTGAGATTGAGGCTCAGAACCAGCAAAGACAACTTGAGATTGAGGCTCAGAACCAGCAAAGACAACTTGAGATTGAGGCTCAGAACCAGCAAAGACAACTTGAGATTGAGGCTCAGAACCAGCAAAGACAACTTGAGATTGAGGCTCAGAACCAGCAAAGACAACTTGAGATTGAGGCTCAGAACCAGCAAAGACAACTTGAGATTGAGGCTCAGAACCAGCAAAGACAACTTGAGATTGAGGCTCAGAACCAGCAAAGACAACTTGAGATTGAGGCTCAGAACCAGCAAAGACAACTTGAGATTGAGGCTCAGAACCAGCAAAGACAACTTGAGATTGAGGCTCAGAACCAGCAAAGACAACTTGAGATTGAGGCTCAGAACCAGCAAAGACAACTTGAGATTGAGGCTCAGAACCAGCAAAGACAACTTGAGATTGAGGCTCAGAACCAGCAAAGACAACTTGAGATTGAGGCTCAGAACCAACAAAGACAACTTGAGATTGAGGCTCAGAACCAGCAAAAACAACTTGAGACTGAAgctcaaatcaacaaaaacaagcaGAACTAG